The following DNA comes from Brassica oleracea var. oleracea cultivar TO1000 chromosome C5, BOL, whole genome shotgun sequence.
AAGGTAAGGAGAGATCCAGTATGATAAACATAGACCAAAAATATAAGTAAAGAGAAAGGGATAGAAAAGGCATACGCCACTCGAGAATGTCATTTGGGGAAGGACGAGCAACAACATGAGAGACTGGTTCCTGAAGGCAATAAACAGAACATTTCATAAATAATACCTAAAACAAACAAAAGAAGAAAGAGTTTGGAGCGGTATAAGAAGAGAGTAGTACCTTGCAAAGTGCTCGATATTCCTTTTGGAGACGTTTTATACAAGCCTTTTCTGCCATCTATGAGCTAGTGAATAACTGCAGCTGCTGTTCAACCTGTTGCAGATAACAGACAAAAAGGAATTATATAGTAGCACGAAACGAAAGGAGATAAACATGAGAGTCACTTTTTTCAGATCAATTCGAAAATGATAGCATCCCCTGAAGGAGCACCAGGATTAATGGTTGCCCAACCTTGAATACAGTAACGAATCTAAAAAAACATTAGGAATATATATACGGAGAGAATAAGAATACTTGAACATGCTATGCAATACTCTCTCATGAGCTAATCGAAGATGCAAGATCAGATGAAAACTGAATAAAGAACAACACTTTGATAACCAGCGACAAGTTTTAATAAGAACCCCCAAAAATCATTCCAGCCCAATTGAAATCAAAACTCGATCGATTCCAATTCAAGAGAAAGAAAAAGATAAACATCACATCCCAGAAATTAAACAATTATAAGCAAACAAGCTCGAATCAACTGCAATTTCTTAGATCAAATACCTCGGAATCCCTCTCAGAACAAAGAAAAAAAAGAGAAGCTCAATTGCAATTCAAGCTTCGCTCTTGCCCATAAACGCAAAAATAGGAAGAAAAATCAAATGCAGGAACAAGTTTCTAACACCAGATCCAAGAAAATTAAATAAATTTGGGGGAAAATAAAGAGCACCTTGATCGAATTTTGTCGAGGAGGATTCGCTGTCTCGTTATTTTTGCTCTCTCTTTTTCGTCCTCGGGTAGTAGAGAATAATAGCCTAACATGGGTTGGTTTATCTAAACCGAACCAAATTCATCAATTTGTCCCACACGTTTTCCCGGTATTGTATAAAACCATTCGTTCCGGTTCGTTATTTGTTAGCCACATGTTCGCAGCCGCAAATTAAAACAACCTTTCTGTCATTATAAAACCTTTCTTTAGTCAAAGGATTCATACTACGTTCCCTTTTAAAATCCTATAATTATTGTTTTTAATCAAAAACAGAAATTGCGTAATGAACTTTTCTCTACTTCTTTAACCTCCACTTGAGGATCGACTTATACTCATCTTAAGAATATGTACCGGTTCTTTGAATCAATTTTCTTCTGTTCATTTACAGTAATAAATTAAAATATAAATAATAAAAGTATTGATTACTTTATTAGAGTGACAAAACAGCTGTTACATGGAAACTATTTATTTATGAAAATATTGGACGCTAAGAGCGTGTTTAACGTTGGATCTTAGTTGGACTCCTAAGCCCAAAATGCCATTTTAAAATTAAAAAAAATTGTGGTAAGAGCTGAGTTCCATAAAACCCTACGGAGGAGGCGTCTCTTGTGACTGTCTTTTCGTCTCTCTCTCTCTCTCCTTTCTCACAGAGAATCCGTTATTCTTCGACCAAATCCAGCCAAAATCAGCTGCGAGAGAGATCTCTTCATCTTCTTCGACTCGGTGGCCTTGTTTGCGGACCCGGCGAAGCAAAGCTCCCATCAGACATCGTCGAAGGTATGATCTCCCTCAATCGTCTTCTGTTCTTCCTCTATCCTCTTCTTGCTCTATCGTCTTCCTATATTGTCATCAAACCCTCGGATTGAAACTGTAATAAGAACTGATTTGATGATTTATTTGTCTTCAGGTGAGCCAAATCGGTCAGAAAGAAGTAGAGATAGGAGCTATTCTGTTTTCGTGTATCTCGGAATTGAAGAACAAAAGGTAAATTGTGTTTTTTCATCGTTTAGAGGACATGCATGTGTGTTGAGTTGGTTAGATTCAGGGTCGAACATAATGTGATGTTTTGTGCGTTTTTGAGGTTCTCAAGTGTGATCGCGTGAATCAAAGAGGTAGCCACAACAAGATTCATCATACAGAAGAAGATTTAGGTAAGCTTGTGGTGAATTTGAATTCATATAAGTTGAATCTGGTTGTGAAGAGTGTTGATGCTTTGTTGTTCCTCTTTTTAAGTTCTGAAGAGGGTTGTACTGAATCACAGAGGGGGCCGCAGGAAGAGTCATTCTACAGACAGAACATCTGGTAAGCTTCTGGTCTTTTTATTTACATATAGATGTTGTTTGATGTTTGCGACAGGTAGATAAACATAGAAATAAACCTGAGTTGTTCTTTGAATTGCTTTTCCATGCTGATTAATTTTGCATCCTGTGAATTGTTCTTTCTTTCTTTGATCGCTTATTAGTTTGTTTGCTTGTTTGCTCTATGTATAATCATCATTTTTTCATCTTGTTAAAGCATTCGCACATCTCCGATTTGATGTTTTTTTTTGCTGATCAATTCAAAAATGCAATAAGTAATTTGAAATCTAAATCATAAAAATTCTTTTATATTAAAGTCGTGTTTCTTGATGTCTGTCATTTATGGTGTGTCCTTTTTTAGATAGAAACATTAAAACATATACAAACATTAAAACTTCATATAAAAAAATCTACAACGAACAACTACTTCCTAAAACAATTAAAAGAAATTAAAAGCAACATTAAAACTTCATCTACTTTCCTCTATTAAAGCTTCCTTTAACTTCGTTTACTTCATAAACTTCATCTCCTTCATCTTTTCTCTAACTCTTCTCTGTATGGATTCTCATCAAAGCCAGTCTTCTGGCTTTGTACACCTACTAAACAGTCAACTACCTAACCATGAATACCCAACTCCGTTTATGAGTTCTTTACCTAGTAGAGACCTTGGAGGTTCTGCTTCACGTGCACAAAATGGTGAGGAACGTAAGCAAATGTGCAAGTGGTCAACAGCTGAAGACCTGGTACTCATCAGTGCATGGTTGAACACCTCCAAGGATCCACTAGTTGGAAATGAGCAAAGAGCAGGAACCTTTTGGAAGAGGATTGCCGCTTATTATAATGCAAGTCCCAAGGTGATTGGTTTGGCTAAGAGAGAGCAAAGCCACTGTAACCAAAGGTGGGGGAAGATAAATGAGGGTGTCTGTAAGTTCGTGGGTTCATATGACGCTGCAACAAAACAGAGGACCAGTGGCCAGAGTGAAGATGATGTTCTGAAGGCTGCACATGAAATTTTCTTTAACGATTACAAGGTGAAGTTCTCGTTAGAGCATGCCTGGAGGGAGCTTAGGAATGATCAGAAATGGTGTGGGGCTTATGGAAGTAGTCAACAAAGCTCTGGTTCAAAAAGAAAGAGGGTGGGGGAAGAACAATCTTTTCAGTCATCAGCATCTATGCCCAGTGTCAATGGAGAGGATGAACCAATGGCTAGGCCTATGGGTGTTAAGGCAGCAAAGACGAAGGCTAAAAGGCCAATGGGAGAAGAAGGGAAGAATCTGCAAGAGTTGCGGCAAATGTGGGAGATAAAGGCGAAGGACTTAATTATGAAGGATAAGCTTAGCAAGACCAAACTGCTTGACAGTTTGCTTGCAAAAACAGAGCCACTTAGTGAATTAGAAGTGGCACTTAAGAACAAACTGATTACTGAAATATTGTCAATGTAATCGTTTAAAATATAAGTAGATCAATGTTAGTCAATTAGTAGTCTTTGTGATAAATGTTATCAATCTTGCTTAGAAATATAAGTTGATGTGTAATATAATAATCTTTGTGATCAATGTTATCAGTCTTTTAAATATAAGTTGATGGTTTTACTTTTTTGTTTTTCAGGGGAACATAAACCGAAATGGAAGCAAGAAAACCGAATTTTTGTTGCCTCTCAGCAAGAGGAATCATACCGCCTTTCCCACAAGAAGATACAGATGATGATGTTGCGGATATCACACCAACTGAAGTTGAAGTGGTGGAGATATCAGATGAAGAAGAAGAAGATATGGTGGAGTTGAGCTTTGAAGAATACATGAGAAACATGGGGTACTTGATTAGGGTGGAGGAATCGGTTGAGGACATTGAACCTGAGTTCAGAAGGATGCTGAAAAGGATGGAACAGGAAGAGAAGAAGCTGACAGAGGAGAAGTTCAAAGTACTGAACTCGGGAATCAAGCTAGAAGTAGGCCAATCTTCTAAGGGTGATGGTAAGAAGAGGAAGAGAAGAAGCTGAGAGAGGAAGGTCACGGACAGGCTCCTGTATGTTGTATTTTGGTTCTTGCAGATCACAGACTCGTGTATGATGTGTAGTCATGAGGATTGTATGTCATGCATTTTGTATGTTTGTGTAGTCACCAGTCATGAGACTCTTGGATTATTTTGTAGTCATGCATTTTGTATGTTTGTGTAGTCACNNNNNNNNNNNNNNNNNNNNNNNNNNNNNNNNNNNNNNNNNNNNNNNNNNNNNNNNNNNNNNNNNNNNNNNNNNNNNNNNNNNNNNNNNNNNNNNNNNNNNNNNNNNNNNNNNNNNNNNNNNNNNNNNNNNNNNNNNNNNNNNNNNNNNNNNNNNNNNNNNNNNNNNNNNNNNNNNNNNNNNNNNNNNNNNNNNNNNNNNNNNNNNNNNNNNNNNNNNNNNNNNNNNNNNNNNNNNNNNNNNNNNNNNNNNNNNNNNNNNNNNNNNNNNNNNNNNNNNNNNNNNNNNNNNNNNNNNNNNNNNNNNNNNNNNNNNNNNNNNNNNNNNNNNNNNNNNNNNNNNNNNNNNNNNNNNNNNNNNNNNNNNNNNNNNNNNNNNNNNNNNNNNNNNNNNNNNNNNNNNNNNNNNNNNNNNNNNNNNNNNNNNNNNNNNNNNNNNNNNNNNNNNNNNNNNTATTTATCCGAAATGAGCAACTTTTATCCAATCAATTTCAATACCACAAGGGCCGAAAACGGTTTTATTTGCGCAACATCAAGAAGCTGTCCGAAAAGATGTCGAGCGCGCTTTTGGAGTCTTGCAAGCTCGCTTTGCCATTGTTAAAAATCCAACACTTTTTGGGGATAAAGTCAAAATTGGGAAGATTATGAGAGCATGTATCATACTCCATAACATGATAGTAGAAGACGAACGAGATGGATACACTCAATATGATGTTTCAGAGTTCCAACCAGGAGAAGACACCGGAAGTTCACATGTGGATCTCATGTTCTCTACAAATATCCCTATAAATATCGGTAATATAATGGCTGCTCGAACTAGAATTCGTGATAAACATTAATATATTTATTTTAATATGTTTAATTTAATAAATAAATTTTATCTTTAAAAAATTTAAGTTAAATAATTTTTTTTTCTTAAGAACCCCCAATTAAAAACCTACCATCGGAGCAAATAGATGTCTCT
Coding sequences within:
- the LOC106344425 gene encoding glutathione S-transferase T3-like, with product MSSLPSRDLGGSASRAQNGEERKQMCKWSTAEDLVLISAWLNTSKDPLVGNEQRAGTFWKRIAAYYNASPKVIGLAKREQSHCNQRWGKINEGVCKFVGSYDAATKQRTSGQSEDDVLKAAHEIFFNDYKVKFSLEHAWRELRNDQKWCGAYGSSQQSSGSKRKRVGEEQSFQSSASMPSVNGEDEPMARPMGVKAAKTKAKRPMGEEGKNLQELRQMWEIKAKDLIMKDKLSKTKLLDSLLAKTEPLSELEVALKNKLITEILSM